The Gordonia iterans DNA window GGCGGCCTGGTGGTCTCGAAGATCGAACAGCGCACCGACTGGGGCTACGACTACAACCGGGAACTCGCGGTCCTCGCCGAGAACAACGGCTTCGACTACGCGCTCACCCAGGTCCGGTACATCGCTTCGTACGGTGCCGCCTACCAGCACGAGTCGACCAGCTTCTCGCTCGCCCTGCTCCTGGCCACCGAGCGGCTGAAGGTGATCGCCGCCGTCCACCCGGGACTCTGGCAGCCCGGTGTGCTGGCCAAGCTGATCGCCACCGCCGACCAGCTCTCCGGCGGCCGGGCCGCGGTGAACGTGGTCAGCGGCTGGTTCAAAGACGAGTTCACCAAGCTCGGCGAGCCCTGGCTGGAGCACGACGAACGCTATCGGCGCGCCGAGGAGTTCATCGGCTATCTGCGCGAGATCTGGACCAGCGACCACGCCGAGCTCTCCGGCGACTTCTACCGCCTCCATGACTTCGACCTGAAGCCCAAGCCCGTCGACGTTCCCGGGCGGCCGCACCCGGAGATCTTCCAGGGCGGCAACTCCACGGCCGCCCGCGCGATGGCCGGCCGGGTGTCGGACTGGTACTTCAGCAACGGCAAGGACTTCGACGGCATCACCGAGCAGGTGATCGACGTCAACACCGAGGCCGCCCTGCACGACCGGACCGTCAAGTTCGGTCTGAACGGATTCCTCATCGCGCGGGACAGTGAACGCGAGGCTCGCGACATGCTCCGGGAGATCGTCGACAAGGCCGACCGCGACGCAGTCGCGGGATTCGGCTCCGCAGTGAAGCAGGCCGGCCGGTCCGCCGCCGACGGCAAGGGCATGTGGCAGGATTCGGAACTCGCCGACCTGGTCCAGTACAACGACGGTTTCCGCACCGGGCTGATCGGCACACCCGAACAGATCGCCGAGCGGATCGTCGCCTACAAGACCCGCGGGGTGAATCTCTTCCTCCTCGGCTTCCTGCACTACCTGGAGGACGTCGCCTACTTCGGTGAGAAGATCCTGCCTCTGGTCCGCGAACTCGAAGCCGATCTCGCCGGCAGCGGTCGCCTGGAATCCGAACTCGCTCGCCACGGAGTTCTCGCGGGTCTCGATACGGCCCTCGGCTAGCGCCTCGGACCTACTCGACCAACAACTCAGACCGGTCGTTCGCGGATCCGTTTCGCCCGCTCGGTGGTCGAGTAGGCGAGGCGCCAGCCGAGCCGTATCGAGACCCAGCCGCGCGGTACCGAGATCACCCACGATCATTCACTCCCCATCCATTCACTCCCCACGCCTCCCCGAAAGGAACCCCTTCCATGACCACCACCGAACAGCGCCCCGGCGCCGACACTCCGTCCTCGTCCGACAACGCCTCCCGCTTCGCCGACGCCCTACGCCGCGCCGACCTGGTCGCGGCCGAGCTCCGCGCAAGCGCCGCCGAGCGGGATCGCGCCAATGCCGCGCCGGTCGCCGAAGTCGAGCTTCTCCGGACCCACGACCTCCTGCAGGTCGGCGAGCCGGTCGAACTCGGCGGCGACGGCCTGAACTACGCGCAATCCCAGCAACTCACCCGGCGCATCGCCCGCGGCGACACCTCGGTCGCGCACCTGCTCGGCTACCACTATGCGCAGCAACGCATTCCGCACCTGTTCGGCACACGCGAGCAGGCCGAGGCACTCTCCCGGCGGAACGCGAGCGAGAAGCTCTTCTGGGGCGGCGTGCAGAACCCGCGCGGCGGCTCGGCCCTCGAGCTGACTCGCGACGGCGACGGCTTCCGGCTGAACGGCCGCCGCACCTTCGCCTCCGGGGCGAGCATCGCCGACCAGTTGTCGGTGACGGCCGTCTTCGAGGGCGACCTGGTGTTCTTGTCGCTGCCCGCCGGGGTCGAGGGCTTCACTCCCCTCGGCGACTGGGACAACATCGGTCAGCGCCTCACCGATTCCGGCGGCGTGGAGTTCGACGACACCCCGGTGGCGCGCGATCAGATCCTGGGCAGCGACCCGCTGACCGGCAAAGAGCTCAGCGCCTACCAGCAGCTGGTGACTCCGCACTGGCAACTCGCCTTTGCGAACTTCTACATCGGCACGGCCGAGGGCGCGCTGGACGAGGCCCTCGACTGGACCCGCCTGCACGCGAGCGCCTGGGAGACCTCGGGCCTGGAGGCGGCCACGGACGACCCGTACATCCTGGAGTTGGTCGGCGAACTGCGCTCGCAGATCGCCGCGGCGGCACTGCTGGCCGACCGGGCCGGCGACGTCCTCCAGCAGGCGCTCGACTTCGGTCCCGAGCTCAGCGCCGAGCAGCGGGCCGAGGCGGCGATCGCGATCGCCGAGGCGAAGTATCTGACCACCAAGGTCTCGCTGGAGGCCGCGTCGCGCCTGTTCGAGATCCAGGGCGCCCGCGCCACCACCAGCGCGTACGGCTTCGACCGGCACTGGCGGAACCTGCGCACCCACACTGTGCACGATCCGGTCGCATACAAGGCGCGTGAGATCGGCGACTGGACGCTGAACCACCGCGCACCGCAATTCAGCCTCTACAGCTGATACTCGAGAGGAAGAACGGAGTCGCCGTGCCGGAGCCGATCGGAGACGCCGAACAGGCACTGGACCGGGCCGCGAAGCTCGCCCCCGCCCTCGCGGCGGGGGCGAGCGACCGTGACCGGGATCGCCGCCTGCCATACGCCGAGGTGGCCGCGCTGTCCGAATCCGGGCTGCTGACCATCACCGTGCCGGAACGTTTCGGCGGGCCCGGGCTCGGTGCCGGAGTCCTCAGCCGCATCGTGGCGATCCTCGCTGCCGCCGACCCGAGCATCGCGCAGATCCCGCAGAGCCACTTCGTGTTCCTCGACGCACTCGGGCGTACCGGATCCGAGCAACTCCAGGCGGAGGTGTTCGGGCGAGTGCTCGACGGGGCGAGGCTGGCGAACGCCCAGACGGAACGGAACTCGCCGACGGTCCGCGACGACGCCACCCGGATCGTCCGCGGCCCGGACGGCCTGCTACTGTCCGGCACCAAGTACTACTGCACCGGAGCGGTGTTCGCCGACGTGCTCGCGGTCCGCGCGGTCGGCGACGACGGCCGGAAGGTGATCGCCTACGTCGACGCCGATGCGCCGGGGATCTCCATCGAGACCGACTGGGAGGGATTCGGGCAGCGCACCACCAGCAGCGGTACGGTGACCTTCGACCGGACACCGGTGGAGCGCGACCGGCTCGTCGACTTCACGGCGCTGCTGGAGGCACCCGGCACCTACGGCGCACGGGCCCAGCTCATTCACGCGGCGATCGACACAGGTATCGCCCGAGGCGCACTGGACGCGGCGGCCGGTGCCGTCGCCGGCGCCCGCCCGTGGTTCGAGGCCGGAGTGGACCGCGCCGTCGACGATCCGCTCCTGCTCGCTCAGGCCGGGGAGACCGAGCTCGCGGTGCGCGCCGCCGAATCACTGCTGGCCGTCGCCGCCGAGCGGATCGACGACGCGGACGCCGCCGCCGATCCGGACCGGGCGGCGATCGGCGAGGCGTCCCTGGCCACCGCGGCCGCCAAGGTCGCCGCCGGGCGCGCGGCGCGACAGGCGGCGTCGGAGCTGTTCGCCTTCGGCGGCGCCCGGGCCGCCGCGGAGTCGTCGAACCTCTCCCGATACTGGCGCGATGCCCGTACCCACACCCTGCACGACCCCGAGCGCTGGAAGCTTCACCACCTCGGGAGATGGGCGCTGGCCCGGCACCTGCCGGGCGGACACGGCGCCCTGTAGAACGCCCCGACACGACAAGCGAAGGCTGAGAAAGACAGATGTCCCTCACACTGCACTGGTTCCTCCCCACCTACGGTGACTCGCGGTTCATCGTCGGGGGCGGCCACGGTCTGCCCGCCGGCGCCGCCGGCGGCGATCGCGATGCCTCGATCGGCTATCTCGCCTCCATCTCCCGCGCAGCCGAGGACTTCGGGTTCACCGCGGCGCTCACCCCGGCCGGCGCCTGGTGCGAGGACGCCTGGCTCACCACCGCGATGGTCGCACGTGAGACCGAGCGGCTCGGCTTCCTGGTCGCGTTCCGGCCCGGCCTCGTCAGCCCCACGCTGGCCGCCCAGATGGCGGCCACCTTCCACCGGCACGCCCCCGGGCGGATCCTGCTCAACGTGGTGACCGGCGGCGAGCCCGTCGAACAACGCGCATACGGGGATCACCTCGACAAGGCGGCCCGGTACGAACGGACCGACGAGTTCCTGACCGTCGTCCGCGGACTGTGGCGGGGCGAGACGGTCACCTTCCGCGGCAAGCACCTGTCGGTCGACGCCGCCCACCTGGCCACCGTCCCGCTGCCGACCCCGCCCATCTACTTCGGCGGCTCATCACCCGAAGCCGGGCCGGTCGCGGCGCGACACAGCGACGTCTACCTGACCTGGGGCGAGGCCCCGGAGGCGGTGGCCGCCAAGATCGCCTGGATCCGGTCGCTCGCCGCCGACGAGGGTCGCAACGTGCGGTTCGGCATCCGCCTGCACGTGATCACCCGGGACACCGCCGAACAGGCCTGGGCCGAGGCCGGCCGTCTGCTCGACGCACTCGACGACGACACCGTCGCCGGGGTTCAGAACGGGCTCGCCCGCAGCGAGTCCACCGGCCAGGCCGCGATGCGCGCCCTGCACGAGGACCGTCGCACCGACGGCTCGTGGCGCGATCCGCGGTCCTTGGAGGTGGTGCCCAATCTCTGGGCCGGCGTGGGCCTGGTCCGCGGCGGTGCCGGCACCGCACTGGTCGGCAGCCACAGTGAGGTCGCCGACTTGATCCAGCAGTACGCCGACCTGGGCATCTCCGAGTTCGTCCTCTCCGGGTACCCGCACCTGGAGGAGCTCTACTGGTTCGGTGAGGGCGTGATCCCCGAACTGCGCCGGCGCGGGCTGTTCGACGCCGGCCGGCCTGCCGCGTCATCCACCGGACAGCCGTTCCTGGCGGGAGCCCGATGAGCGCCCCCGCCACGGCGATCGACCCGATGACGCTCCGGAAGGTCTACGCGCACGTCCCGTCCGGTCTGGTCACCGTCGCCGCGCTCGACGACGACGGACCGGTGGGACTGCTCGTCGCGACGTTCACACCGGTGTCCCTGTATCCGCCGCTGGTCGCGGTCAACGTCGCGCACACGTCGACCACTTTCCCGGCGCTGCGCCGTCACTCGCACTGGGGCCTCAGTGTGCTCGGCGACCACCAGCGCGAGGTGGCCGACCGCTTCCGGCTGCCCGGCGACGAGCGCTTCGCCGGCACCGGATGGACCACCACCGCCGAGGGCGCCGTCCACGTCGACGACTCCCTGGCGACGCTCACCGTCCGGCCCACCGAGTTCGTCCAGGCCGGGGACCACGTCATCGTGGTTCTCGCCGTCGACGCCTACAACCTCACCGATTCCGCCGGCTCCCCGCTGGTGTTCCACCACAGCCGGTTTCACCGACTCGAGAAGGAGACCTCCTGATGACTCCCCCGCCGCTCCGCCTGGCCGTCCACTACGACGACGGCTGGACCGAGCTGACCGCGCCCCGCCACACCGCCGACAAGGTCAGCCGGGTGCGCTCGGGCA harbors:
- a CDS encoding acyl-CoA dehydrogenase family protein, producing MTTTEQRPGADTPSSSDNASRFADALRRADLVAAELRASAAERDRANAAPVAEVELLRTHDLLQVGEPVELGGDGLNYAQSQQLTRRIARGDTSVAHLLGYHYAQQRIPHLFGTREQAEALSRRNASEKLFWGGVQNPRGGSALELTRDGDGFRLNGRRTFASGASIADQLSVTAVFEGDLVFLSLPAGVEGFTPLGDWDNIGQRLTDSGGVEFDDTPVARDQILGSDPLTGKELSAYQQLVTPHWQLAFANFYIGTAEGALDEALDWTRLHASAWETSGLEAATDDPYILELVGELRSQIAAAALLADRAGDVLQQALDFGPELSAEQRAEAAIAIAEAKYLTTKVSLEAASRLFEIQGARATTSAYGFDRHWRNLRTHTVHDPVAYKAREIGDWTLNHRAPQFSLYS
- a CDS encoding LLM class flavin-dependent oxidoreductase; translation: MSLTLHWFLPTYGDSRFIVGGGHGLPAGAAGGDRDASIGYLASISRAAEDFGFTAALTPAGAWCEDAWLTTAMVARETERLGFLVAFRPGLVSPTLAAQMAATFHRHAPGRILLNVVTGGEPVEQRAYGDHLDKAARYERTDEFLTVVRGLWRGETVTFRGKHLSVDAAHLATVPLPTPPIYFGGSSPEAGPVAARHSDVYLTWGEAPEAVAAKIAWIRSLAADEGRNVRFGIRLHVITRDTAEQAWAEAGRLLDALDDDTVAGVQNGLARSESTGQAAMRALHEDRRTDGSWRDPRSLEVVPNLWAGVGLVRGGAGTALVGSHSEVADLIQQYADLGISEFVLSGYPHLEELYWFGEGVIPELRRRGLFDAGRPAASSTGQPFLAGAR
- a CDS encoding flavin reductase family protein; the encoded protein is MSAPATAIDPMTLRKVYAHVPSGLVTVAALDDDGPVGLLVATFTPVSLYPPLVAVNVAHTSTTFPALRRHSHWGLSVLGDHQREVADRFRLPGDERFAGTGWTTTAEGAVHVDDSLATLTVRPTEFVQAGDHVIVVLAVDAYNLTDSAGSPLVFHHSRFHRLEKETS
- a CDS encoding SfnB family sulfur acquisition oxidoreductase, whose protein sequence is MPEPIGDAEQALDRAAKLAPALAAGASDRDRDRRLPYAEVAALSESGLLTITVPERFGGPGLGAGVLSRIVAILAAADPSIAQIPQSHFVFLDALGRTGSEQLQAEVFGRVLDGARLANAQTERNSPTVRDDATRIVRGPDGLLLSGTKYYCTGAVFADVLAVRAVGDDGRKVIAYVDADAPGISIETDWEGFGQRTTSSGTVTFDRTPVERDRLVDFTALLEAPGTYGARAQLIHAAIDTGIARGALDAAAGAVAGARPWFEAGVDRAVDDPLLLAQAGETELAVRAAESLLAVAAERIDDADAAADPDRAAIGEASLATAAAKVAAGRAARQAASELFAFGGARAAAESSNLSRYWRDARTHTLHDPERWKLHHLGRWALARHLPGGHGAL
- the sfnG gene encoding dimethylsulfone monooxygenase SfnG, with amino-acid sequence MPENSSAATHARLEAAHQPLQFAYWVPNVSGGLVVSKIEQRTDWGYDYNRELAVLAENNGFDYALTQVRYIASYGAAYQHESTSFSLALLLATERLKVIAAVHPGLWQPGVLAKLIATADQLSGGRAAVNVVSGWFKDEFTKLGEPWLEHDERYRRAEEFIGYLREIWTSDHAELSGDFYRLHDFDLKPKPVDVPGRPHPEIFQGGNSTAARAMAGRVSDWYFSNGKDFDGITEQVIDVNTEAALHDRTVKFGLNGFLIARDSEREARDMLREIVDKADRDAVAGFGSAVKQAGRSAADGKGMWQDSELADLVQYNDGFRTGLIGTPEQIAERIVAYKTRGVNLFLLGFLHYLEDVAYFGEKILPLVRELEADLAGSGRLESELARHGVLAGLDTALG